The DNA sequence GAAGGGGCTTACGAGCTATATGAAAAAATAAAATTAGATATATTGAGATATAGGGATATAGAAAAAAGAATGCAAAAAATAAAAAAAGTTCTTTTTCCAGAAGAACATGCAAAGATGGTTCAACAAATAGATTATAATAAATTGCCAACATTGGAATTTGAAGATCTATTTTATAAAGTTATAGATTCATTAGGATATAAAGAAGCAAAATTAATAAAGAAAAATAGAAATTTAATATCTATTATTGCTGTAGAAAAGTTTAAAACTTTATTACAGGGAAAATATTTAATAGAGATGGGAAGAAATTTTGAAAGTGTAAGTAGACATGAAGTAGAAAAGTTTTTAATTAAAATAAAAGATGAAGGAGCAAAGAAAGGAATACTTATATCAACATCTACTTTTAATGATGCAGCTATAAAACTTTTGGAAGAAGTTAGTAATTTAGAATTGGTTGATAAAGTGAATATTTATGAATTAGCATAGGTTTGCATAGAAGAGTAACCATTTTTTATCAAAATAGGAGGAGAAATCATGGGAGATAGATATCATGGACATTTTGGAGATACAAAAATATTAAAAGATGAATTTTCAAAACTATTAGATGATTTTTTTGATTTAAAAAAAGAGGGGCTTCAAGAATATGATTTTTTGCCTGCTATGGATGTTTATGAAGCTGAAAGTAATGTTGTAATAGAAATAGAACTTCCAGGAGTAAAAAGAGAGAATATAGATATTGAATTTAATAATGGTATAATAACTATTAGTGGAATAAAAGAATCTAAAAAGGTTAATGAAAATGCTTTATTTCACAGAATAGAAAGAAATTATGGTAAATTTCAAAGAAATATTAAAGTTGAAAGTAAAATTATTGAAGATAAAATTGATGCAAAATTAGAAAATGGTATTTTAATGGTATTTTTGCCAAAAAAAGAAGATAATAAGATAATAATTAATTTGAATGATTAACCGGAAAAACTATTTTTCCGGTATTTTTTTGAGATAAAATCAAATCTTTAATATGAAAATGAGAAAAATTAAACATAATTATAATTTTATAAAATTTATAAAGGAGAGTGAATAATGGCAAAGAGAACAGATATTAAAAAAATTCTAGTAATAGGTGCAGGACCTATCGTTATAGGACAGGCATGTGAATTCGATTATTCTGGGACACAAGCTTGTAAAGCTTTAAAAGAGGAAGGATATGAAATTGTATTAATAAATTCAAATCCAGCAACTATAATGACAGATCCAGAAATGGCAGATGCTACTTATATTGAACCAATAAGAGCAGACATAATTGAAAAAATTATAGCTAAAGAGAGACCTGATGCAATCTTACCAACTATTGGAGGACAAACTGCACTTAATATGGCAGTAGAACTTGCAGAAAAAGGGATATTGGAAAAATATAATGTAGAATTAATAGGAGCAAAATTAGAAACAATAAATAAAGCAGAAGATAGAGAACTATTTAAGGAAGCTATGGAAAAATTAGGATATAAAATGCCAAAATCAGGATTTGCAAATAATTTGGATATGGCACATAAATTATTAGAGATGGTAGGATTTCCGGCAATTATTAGACCTTCATTTACATTAGGGGGAACAGGTGGTGGAATAGCATATAATATAGATGAATTTAATGAAATAGTTTTGGATGGAATTGACTCAAGTCCAATAAATCAAGTCTTAATAGATCAATCTATATTAGGATGGAAAGAATATGAACTTGAGATGATGAGAGATAAAAATGATAATGTAGTGGTAATATGTTCTATTGAAAATATAGATCCAATGGGAGTGCATACAGGAGATAGTATTACTGTTGCACCAGCACAAACATTAACAGATAAAGAATATCAAAATTTAAGAAATATGTCTATTGAGATTTTAAGAGAGATAGGAGTAGATACTGGTGGTTGTAATGTTCAATTTTCTGTAAATCCTGAAAATGGAGAAGTTATGATAGTAGAAATGAACCCTCGTGTTTCGAGATCATCAGCACTTGCCTCAAAAGCGACAGGATTCCCTATTGCAAAGATAGCAGCAAAATTAGCTGTTGGATATACTCTTGATGAGATAAAAAATGATATAACAAAAGAAACTTATGCGGCATTTGAACCAACAATAGATTACGTTGTAACTAAAATACCAAGATGGGCATTTGAAAAATTTAAAGGTGCTAATGAGATATTAACTACAAAAATGAAATCTGTTGGAGAAGTAATGGCAATAGGTAGAACATTTAAAGAATCATTACAAAAAGCTTTAAGAGGCCTTGAAATAGGAAGATTTGGGTTAGGAGCAGATGGAAAAGATGTTATTCCTACTGAAAGTGAATTGGTAGAAAATTTAGTAGTGCCTAATAAAGATAGAATTTTTTATTTGAGATATGGATTTAAATTTTTTAATAAAACAGTAGAAGATCTGTATAATCTTACAAAAATAGATAGATGGTATTTATATCAAATTAGAGATATAGTTAGATTAGAAGAAGAGATAGAAAAGTTTGATTTGGATAATATGTCTGTAGAATTAATGAGAAAAGCAAAAGAATATGGATTTTCAGATGTACAATTGGCATATTTATTAGAAACAGATGAAGATAAAGTTAGAGCTAAAAGAAAAGATATGAAGATAGATGTAACTTATAAAATGGTAGATACTTGTGCAGCAGAATTTAAAGCATATACTCCATATTTATATTCAAGTTATGAAAGTGAATGTGAGGCTAATCCAACAAAAAATAAAAAAATAATGATTTTAGGTGGAGGGCCAAATAGAATTGGACAAGGTATAGAATTTGATTATTGTTGTTGTCATGCTTCATTTGCATTACAAGAAGATGGATATGAAACTATAATGGTAAATTCAAATCCAGAGACAGTTTCAACTGATTATGATACATCAGATAGATTGTATTTTGAGCCATTAACAAAAGAAGATGTACTTAATATAATAGAAACAGAAAAACCAGATGGAATAATTGTACAATTTGGGGGACAAACTCCATTAAATTTATCAGGAAAAATAAATGATATATCTGGAGTTAAAATAATAGGGACTTCGCCTGATAGTATTGATATGGCAGAAGATAGAGATAGATTTGGAGAAATGTTAAATAAATTGGGAGTATTACAACCTAAAAATGGTATTGCAAAATCAGTAAGAGAAGCAGAAAATGTAGCTGGTATAATAGGATTTCCGATTATAGTTAGGCCATCATATGTATTGGGTGGAAGAGCAATGCAAGTAGTGTATGATATGAGTTCTTTGAGACACTATATGGAAACAGCAGTTTCAGTATCGCCAGAGCATCCAGTATTGATAGATAGTTTTTTAGAGGGAGCAATAGAAGTTGATGTTGATGCTTTATGTGATGGAGATGATGTAGTTATTGGTGGAATAATGGAACATATAGAAGAAGCTGGAATACATTCTGGAGATAGTGCTTGTATGTTGCCAACTCAAAATTTAACTGAAAATGTTTTAGATACAATTAAAGATTATACAAAAAAAATGGCATTAGAATTAAACGTAGTTGGGCTTATGAATGTACAATATGCAGTGAAAGATGAAAAAGTATATGTATTGGAAGTAAATCCAAGAGCAAGTAGAACAGTACCATTTGTAAGTAAAGCCACAGGAAGACCTTTAGCTAAAATAGCTTCAAGATTAATGGTAGGGAAAAAATTAAAAGAATTAGGGATTACAGAAGAGATTATTCCAAAACATGTAGCAGTAAAAGAAGCAGTTTTTCCATTTGTAAAATTCCCAGAAGTTGATCCTAAATTAGGGCCTGAAATGAGATCTACAGGAGAAGTAATGGGAATTGATCTAAGTGTAGGAAGAAGTTTTTATAAAGCACAATATGCAATTAATGAAAATTTTCCACTTAGTGGTTCTGTATATGTCAGTGTAGCTGATGAAGATAAAGCAGGAATATTAGAAGTAGTTAAACAGTTTTCGGCACTTAATTTTAAAATATATGCTTCAAGAGGAACAGCTAGATATTTAATAGAAAATGGAATAAATAAGCTTGAAGTTATAAATAAATTAAAAGAAGGAAGACCAAATATAGTAGATTATATTAAAAATAATAAAATTAATTTAATAATAAACACAACAAAAGGTAAAAATGCAAGAGGAGATGGAGAAATAATTAGAAAAAATGCTGTTACAAATGGAATTTTTTATGCAACAACAATAGCAGGAGCGAAAGAAACAATTGATGCTATAAAAGAAAAAGTTGAAAAAGGGATAAATGTATTTTCGCTACAAGAATATTATAAGAGATAAAGATAAAAAAATAAATAAAAAGAGCAATTCGTGATGGAATTGCTCTTTTGTTTGTAATTTAATATTAAAAAATAAATTTATTTTTTATAAATGATAGTGTAAAATAATTGTAGGGAAAAAAGATATTCAACGCAGAGTCACAGAGAACGCAAAGCTACGCAGAGATATTTATAAGAGAATGTATATGAATTTGAATAAAAGATTTTTTTATTATCAATTATT is a window from the Haliovirga abyssi genome containing:
- the carB gene encoding carbamoyl-phosphate synthase large subunit — protein: MAKRTDIKKILVIGAGPIVIGQACEFDYSGTQACKALKEEGYEIVLINSNPATIMTDPEMADATYIEPIRADIIEKIIAKERPDAILPTIGGQTALNMAVELAEKGILEKYNVELIGAKLETINKAEDRELFKEAMEKLGYKMPKSGFANNLDMAHKLLEMVGFPAIIRPSFTLGGTGGGIAYNIDEFNEIVLDGIDSSPINQVLIDQSILGWKEYELEMMRDKNDNVVVICSIENIDPMGVHTGDSITVAPAQTLTDKEYQNLRNMSIEILREIGVDTGGCNVQFSVNPENGEVMIVEMNPRVSRSSALASKATGFPIAKIAAKLAVGYTLDEIKNDITKETYAAFEPTIDYVVTKIPRWAFEKFKGANEILTTKMKSVGEVMAIGRTFKESLQKALRGLEIGRFGLGADGKDVIPTESELVENLVVPNKDRIFYLRYGFKFFNKTVEDLYNLTKIDRWYLYQIRDIVRLEEEIEKFDLDNMSVELMRKAKEYGFSDVQLAYLLETDEDKVRAKRKDMKIDVTYKMVDTCAAEFKAYTPYLYSSYESECEANPTKNKKIMILGGGPNRIGQGIEFDYCCCHASFALQEDGYETIMVNSNPETVSTDYDTSDRLYFEPLTKEDVLNIIETEKPDGIIVQFGGQTPLNLSGKINDISGVKIIGTSPDSIDMAEDRDRFGEMLNKLGVLQPKNGIAKSVREAENVAGIIGFPIIVRPSYVLGGRAMQVVYDMSSLRHYMETAVSVSPEHPVLIDSFLEGAIEVDVDALCDGDDVVIGGIMEHIEEAGIHSGDSACMLPTQNLTENVLDTIKDYTKKMALELNVVGLMNVQYAVKDEKVYVLEVNPRASRTVPFVSKATGRPLAKIASRLMVGKKLKELGITEEIIPKHVAVKEAVFPFVKFPEVDPKLGPEMRSTGEVMGIDLSVGRSFYKAQYAINENFPLSGSVYVSVADEDKAGILEVVKQFSALNFKIYASRGTARYLIENGINKLEVINKLKEGRPNIVDYIKNNKINLIINTTKGKNARGDGEIIRKNAVTNGIFYATTIAGAKETIDAIKEKVEKGINVFSLQEYYKR
- a CDS encoding Hsp20/alpha crystallin family protein, producing the protein MGDRYHGHFGDTKILKDEFSKLLDDFFDLKKEGLQEYDFLPAMDVYEAESNVVIEIELPGVKRENIDIEFNNGIITISGIKESKKVNENALFHRIERNYGKFQRNIKVESKIIEDKIDAKLENGILMVFLPKKEDNKIIINLND